The window TCTATCGACGACCATGATACCCCATTCCGTGCTTCTCATCATGCTTAAAATGAGTAGTAAAATCAGGTTTATCCATACCAATAGGATTTGCATTCTGTTCTGGTTCGCCCATCCATTCTACAATCTTATCAACCCATAGAGCAGCACCCTGACGCGTTGGATGAATACCATCTGCACGAGAAGCTACGACAGAACTACTGTCAAAGAACCGACCTTCACCTGTACAATCACGGATTACATCAACGATTGTTCTATCTTTAATCTTCTTCCAAGGGAGAGGACCAACCCATACGTATGGGATATCCCCCACACGACTCAGAATCGTTTGGATTGCAGTTTCACGTCTACTATAATCTTTATAACCTAAATCATTGGTACCTAAGCTAATAATTATATATGTAGGACGTACTCTTTCAATCTGATATTGAAGGTCTGAAGCTATCGCCCAGTCGCGTGTTGTACTACCATACCATACGATAGAATGAAACTTAAAACCATTTTTTACAGCATAATCATTGAATCGAGAGCCAAGACCATCAGCCATAGAATCACCAATAAGTAATACTACTTGATCACGACTTTCTGCTACTTGTGACACTTGAGTTGTCGACGTTGGCAGTGGTTCCATAGACATTTCTTCTACTGAAGCAGAAGTTGTATGAGGAGTAGCAGCTACTGGCATTGCATCTGGCTCTACTGATTTAGCTGGCTTATCCTTTTGTTCACTTATTCCGTTAGCATCCTGCGCAGAAACAGCAGGTGATAACAGGAAAAGAAAGAGTAATACTATAAAATACTTTATTGTTCTCACAACTATTTATTTTTGCGTTTAATGGCGTGGTCATGCCACCATATCTCTACGCTGTTAATAATATTCTGCCACAAGATGTAGCAGCCTGGCCCCACTGTCGACAGTGGATTCAGATAAGTATGGGCTATCCAAATAGCAAATGCAGTATTCTTCTGCCCTAAAGCTTGTCCCGCATTAATCGTACTGCGGAAGAAATGACCAATATATCTACCAATAGCAAATTGTATCAAGCAAAGCACTAAGGCCAAAATTGCTATCAACAAGAGGAAGCTTACAGCTACCTCTGCATGCACGATATTCTTTACTGTTGTACCTGAAACGATGAGTAATGAACATCCCCAAAGATAAAAACTGAGGTTATTCACACTGATTACCCACTGATAGAACCTACATAAAGCGTGCCAATGTTTTGTTATATATGCCAAAAGCATTGGAACTACCAGTACCAGACACACCTTATAAAGAATCGCAATGAAAGCATCCCAGAAGGTTATACCTGCTCCAGACTCTATTAAAGGGAAGCAGACTGGTATCAACAATGCACAGAGAAAGTTGGAGAGAAACGTGTAAGTTGTCATTTCTTCAAGGTTTCCACCTAACTTCTGTGTAACTACTGCTGCTGCAGAGGCACAAGGACAAATAATACTGACAAGGAGTGCTTCAAGTAGTATAAGCGACTCACCCGTGATATGAAAAGTCAGAATTGCCCCAATAACAACCGCAACCATCAACACTTGAGAGAAAGCAATCCAAAGATGCCAACCAACAGGAATAAGCTTACGGAAGTCTACCTTACAGAAGGTAACATATAAGACGAGGAACATAAACAATGGAAGAGCTGCGTCAAGGATAGGAGCAAAAAAGTTTGCTGCGCCATCCAAGGCTGGAATAAAGGCAAAAACAAGGTATAAAAGGCTACCTGTGCCTATTGACACTGGCAGTGTCCACTCTCTTATAAATTGAATGATTCTCCTCATCTTTTATCATCAAATCAATCTAATTCTCTCCCCTCTCAGAGAGAAAAGAGGTTGCAAAGTTACGAAAAAAAGACTGAAAATCAACAATATAATTCAAAAAACGTAAAAATGATTAAGACAAATTCAGTGTTTACAATAATAAAATAAAGCCATTAAACGACAAAAGATAAAGACAAAAATCCCACCAACTTCTCAGTTGGTGGGACCCATTCAAGTATATATGAAGCTATAGAAAAGCGATTAGCTTTTATTATCTCTTGCGTAGACCATTTACTGCTCCAACGCTATTCTTAGCATAGTCATTCTCCTTAGCTGAACCGAAAGAAGCCTTGCTTGAAGCTCTTGTCAACGCATTTTGAGCCTTTGCATTTGCTGGTCTCTGACGAGCAAGATTGAAACTCATAACATCTGTTGTGTTTGTACTACGTGCCGTACCAAAGAATGTATCATAACCCTTTGCCTGCTCATACCCTAAGTGGAAACCTTCATTAGTAGATTTCATATCAAGACGGAAGATTGTTCCACTATTAGTGTACTTGATGTAGATGTCTCCATTATTATCGATATTCCAAGAGAATGCAAGTGTTTGTGTGTTACCTTGTGCATCAGTATCTACCTCAACACCATTTCCCTGAAGAGAATTAGCAGACGAATTGTACTGGAAGAACTTCATATTAGCGTGGAAAGAATTACGCATACGCTGTTTCGTATTATCATCCGTATACTCAATAGTCATACTTCCAGCCCACTCACCAGTCAATGTCTGTGCCTCCTCAACAAGGCGGCTAACCTGTGTATTCTGCTCCTGACGATAGTTATTATCCCAGTTATAATATCTATTACTTCCAACAGCATCCATAAAAGCATAGAACTCAGAGGTTGTTGCTTCTGGATAATTATAATAGAGCCAGTTATAAGCTGTATAATAACTTGATCCATCTGGATACTGATATAGATAATTACGTACGGCAGATGTTACCAAATTATTATAGTAATAATCATCTCCATCATAAAAATCATTATCACAGCTTGTCAATGCCAATGGACTCGCAACTATTGCAAGTGCCAAAAATAATTTAGTGATTCGTTTCATATTCATATCCAATTAAATTCTTATTCTTTCTTTGTTTACTGATGCAAAAATAGTGAAATTATAAGATGATAATCGAGTAAATACACTATTTGAAGGTAGGGAAATCCCTATTAAAGAAAAAACACCCACAAATAATCAACCCAACAGAAAGAATTCCAATAATCTATTACGAATTAAAGCGAATCCTAAAAAACTACTAAACAATGAAGGCATTAACAAATAAAATTCGTACATTTGCAACACACAAATAAGTAAACTATATAAAGAGAAGATAAGAAACAGAAATGAGAACAGTTTATGAATTCTCTGTCAAAGACAGAAAAGGTAAGGCATTTTCACTGAAAGAGTTTTCTAATGAGGTGCTGCTGATTGTAAACACAGCTACTAAATGTGGCTTCACACCAACTTATGAGGAGTTGGAGGCACTCTATGAGAAGTACCATGCACAAGGATTTGAAGTACTTGACTTCCCTTGCAACCAGTTTGGACAGCAGGCACCAGGTACAGACGAAAGTATCCATGAGTTCTGCAAACTTACATACGGCACAAAATTCCCACGCTTTAAGAAGGTAAAGGTTAACGGCGAAGACGCTGATCCTCTCTTCAAGTTCCTCAAGGAGCAGAAGGGCTTTGCTGGTTGGGACGAGTCACACGAGCTCTATCCTATCCTCGATAAGATGCTTTCTGAGGCTGATCCTAACTATAAGGAGAGTGCGGAGATTAAGTGGAACTTCACCAAATTCCTTATTAATAAGAAGGGACAGGTTGTTGCTCGCTTTGAGCCAACAGAGAAGATTGAGAATATCGCAAAGCAGATTGAGGAGTTATTGTAGGATAAAGACTTACAATTAGTTCATTCCTAATAAGGATAAAAGCTATTTGTAAGATTACATATAACAAAACGATAAAAGGCAAAGAGCTTAGTACTCTCTGCCTTTTATCGTTTATCGTACTCATTGCTGTCCACTAAACAAGAAACAACTAACGTCGTATTTTGGAATTACTTGTAGTAGATATGTTATTTCCTAATGTCTGTTTGCCTTTCCTATCGTAAGATTTTGCAAGGTAATTAGTACTCCGCACCAATGGTGCTTACCAACAACACAATGCGTGCTGGGCAACAACACATAAGTTAAACACGCAAAGTAAGTGTTAAGCTTACTTCATTTCGGAATCCAAGCCCTGCTTTCTTGCAGGAAGAAAGAAGCATGCTGCGAACGTTATTAGTCCGTTCAACATCAACAACTCATAGCCGAACTTATAACCAGTAGTCTTCGAAACGATTGTATCTAAAGCAAAACAAAGAAGTGGACTGGCTACTGCTATATATGGAGTTAACCTATCATTTACTGCTCGCTTGGTACATAAGCCAAAAGCAAAGAGTCCTAAAAGTGGTCCGTATGTATAAGAAGCTATTGTGTAAATGGCGTCTATCAGACTTGTAGAATTGACATAACGGAAGATAAGAATAAACAGAATAAACACTACCGACATACCAACGTGTGCCTGCTTACGCAACTTTTCATCTTTTGGACGATTACAAATGTCCACACAATAAGTTGTTGTTAAGGCTGTTAAGGCAGAGTCTGCACTGGAGAAAC of the Prevotella melaninogenica genome contains:
- a CDS encoding SGNH/GDSL hydrolase family protein; protein product: MRTIKYFIVLLFLFLLSPAVSAQDANGISEQKDKPAKSVEPDAMPVAATPHTTSASVEEMSMEPLPTSTTQVSQVAESRDQVVLLIGDSMADGLGSRFNDYAVKNGFKFHSIVWYGSTTRDWAIASDLQYQIERVRPTYIIISLGTNDLGYKDYSRRETAIQTILSRVGDIPYVWVGPLPWKKIKDRTIVDVIRDCTGEGRFFDSSSVVASRADGIHPTRQGAALWVDKIVEWMGEPEQNANPIGMDKPDFTTHFKHDEKHGMGYHGRR
- a CDS encoding transporter, which codes for MRRIIQFIREWTLPVSIGTGSLLYLVFAFIPALDGAANFFAPILDAALPLFMFLVLYVTFCKVDFRKLIPVGWHLWIAFSQVLMVAVVIGAILTFHITGESLILLEALLVSIICPCASAAAVVTQKLGGNLEEMTTYTFLSNFLCALLIPVCFPLIESGAGITFWDAFIAILYKVCLVLVVPMLLAYITKHWHALCRFYQWVISVNNLSFYLWGCSLLIVSGTTVKNIVHAEVAVSFLLLIAILALVLCLIQFAIGRYIGHFFRSTINAGQALGQKNTAFAIWIAHTYLNPLSTVGPGCYILWQNIINSVEIWWHDHAIKRKNK
- a CDS encoding glutathione peroxidase — translated: MRTVYEFSVKDRKGKAFSLKEFSNEVLLIVNTATKCGFTPTYEELEALYEKYHAQGFEVLDFPCNQFGQQAPGTDESIHEFCKLTYGTKFPRFKKVKVNGEDADPLFKFLKEQKGFAGWDESHELYPILDKMLSEADPNYKESAEIKWNFTKFLINKKGQVVARFEPTEKIENIAKQIEELL